The following DNA comes from Marinifilum sp. JC120.
GAGCTGAGCGGAGTGCATGGCTTTGATAAACGGGGCGGGCAAAAGGGTATGGGCGCGGCCCGTTCTTATGGTGCCCAGCTGGGCAAACAGGGCTTCGATCTTTGGATTTCCGCTCACACTAGTATGCGCTCGGCTGTGGTTTCTGTGTCCACCGGAATCCCGGAACGCATTGGTTATGATTCCCCGTGGTATAATCGTTTTGTTTATTCGCAGACAGTGAAACGGCGTTTTGATGATCTGGAGGAAGTGGAAAGGCTGCTTGCTCTCGGTGAACCGCTGGGGATTTCCGGTCCGGCACCGGAGGTTATGCTTGAGCTTCCCGCAACAAGGCTCAGTGAAGCAGAATATTTTTTTAAGGACCTTGGCGATGTTCCGGTGATAGGCGTCCATCCCGGTTCCACATGGGAAACCAAGAAATGGCCGGAGCAGAATTTCGCGCAGGTGATCGATAGGTGCATAAGTGAGGGTTTCAAGGTCATCCTGTTCGGCGGGCCTGACGAAAAAGAACTTTGTCAGTCACTCCTCGGGCGGGTTGAGCAGGCAGATGCAGTTATCAATCTGGCTGGGAAATTGGGCTTACAAGAACTTGCGGCTCACATCCGGCAA
Coding sequences within:
- the waaF gene encoding lipopolysaccharide heptosyltransferase II — translated: MKKNYKKIALWQTAFLGDAVLTLPLIKALSLRFPDAEIHLFVRKGVESLFAGQPELSGVHGFDKRGGQKGMGAARSYGAQLGKQGFDLWISAHTSMRSAVVSVSTGIPERIGYDSPWYNRFVYSQTVKRRFDDLEEVERLLALGEPLGISGPAPEVMLELPATRLSEAEYFFKDLGDVPVIGVHPGSTWETKKWPEQNFAQVIDRCISEGFKVILFGGPDEKELCQSLLGRVEQADAVINLAGKLGLQELAAHIRQLDVYLTNDSGPMHIAWIQKVPVLAMFGPTVRKFGFFPRGEKSTVLESPDDLKCRPCGLHGGKSCPEKHHKCMTDITTRMVWNEILQKVRKGRGNDGNG